Within Colletotrichum destructivum chromosome 11, complete sequence, the genomic segment AATGATGGAGGTTGAAATCCCCCGCGACCAACACACGTTCCTGGTGTCCGGGTTGCCAGGCTGTTATGATATCCCTAATCGCTTGGCCTGGTCGCAGCGAGCCACAAGGGGCGTTGTACACGTTGATGACTGTGAGAACTTTCCGCTTTCCCGCCAGGAGTTGTAGGAAGAGCAGGTCtgtggatgggctgggcAGCGGGCGTGTTTGTACGCCCCGTAGTCCCGTTCCTCTGCGGAGGTAGGTGAGCACCCTGGGTCTGTCTTCAACCCAGTTGTCCACTGGGGTGAAAATCTCGAAACCCGGGTGGCATCTTGTGAGCCTTCTCTCTTCCGAGCGGATAGCGGGCTCTTGTAGTAGCAGTatgtcgacatgggccgCGTAGGCTAGATTCAGTGCCGTTTCGTGTGCGAGTGGTCGTCTGGCCACGTTCGCCTGCATGATCTGCAGGACTTTAGAGGGCCGCATTCTCCTGATGTCCCTCATTAGCTTGGTTGCagtccatctcttctcctctttctcgggATTGTTGATGCGACTGCTGGGTCGCAAATCTCCAtgatctctctccctcggctcgGATGGCCCGTAGCTGTGCCTTGTTCCTCCTCTGGACTACGCCCCTCACCACTTTTGGTCTGATAGGGCAAGTCACGTCAAAGGCGGCATGGGGCCCGTTACACGACGGACACTTAAAGGGGCAGTCACAGCCATCGTAACCCTCAGTGCCGCCGCAAGGTGCCCGGTGTTGTTCGGTCGTGTGGGAAGGAGAGCTGCACTTGAGgcatctcttccttctggTACACGTTCGTTCGTTGTgaaagccgccgcagcggtgGCATTGGGGagacctcttctccttcggaaACTGCAGGTTGACGAAAACGCTGGCCCCCATCAAACGGAGGCGCCTTGGTAGTTGCCTTACGGCTTCCGCCTTGAACCAGGCTGTCACCGTGCCTAGcctttcggcttcgtcttttCTGGAAAAGTATGCTTTTTCGGGCTTGAGTTTCGTCGTGGCCTGGATCTCttcaaggagctcctcggtcgTGATTTCCAGCTCAGTGTTGGTGAGCAGGCAGTGTCTGGTGTAAGGGACGTTTGCGATATAGGCCCGGATCCAGGtgtcgcgctgctcgaccgcctgtgcctggagaagggcagcaatctGTTCTCTGTTCTCTAGCAGGACTTTTGCCCCATCTGCTGACGATGGTAGGAGTGCTAATCCTGTCTTGACATGGTCGATCCCCTTgagggcttctcgggcttggggacTTAGCTTTTCACGAACGAACGCGTAGATGTCGTAGGCTCTCTCGTTGCGGAGCGGGCTTTCAGGTGGCAGACGTGCGAAGATGCGAAGGTCTTTTGAAGCCGCCCGGTTTGCGGCTTGTTTTGCTGGCGTTGGTTCATGCAGTTTTCTGGTAAGCGGCTGgctcgccaccatcgcgtAGGACCGAACTTGGGGCGGCTGGTTCTGGGCTGTGTGTAAGGGATGCCCTTGGAAACTCAGGGCGGATTCGCTGGGTCCTGTGCTAGCAGCATGCATGGACCTTGCTAGACCGCGTTGGTGCCGGTCTGAAcgctgcttctcttcctgaAGCTCTTTCTCCAAGGATTCGATCTTCATCAAACAGTCTTTCAGGAACTGTGCCCTTTCGGCGTCCCGTCGTAggagatcctggacgaggtttgagagcttgttgatctcgtctTTAAGCTCCGCATTGTCTTGGTAGCTGACTTGCTCAACCACTCTGACCTTTGCGGTCGGTTTCCGGACACGTCCAGACCGTCGAGATGTACTGGCGTCCCCGTGAACGGTAATCGATGGCCCTGCGTCTagagagacggccatgatggtgaaATTCAGCTCGCGTGGGCTGATGGTGAGAAATGATAGTGCGGTGGGCCGGAGCCCTCTATGATCTTAACAGCTACTAACAGTGGATACCTTGTGAGGAGAAAGTTCTCTGACAATAAGCTCAAAGTACGAAGTGGCGTGGTGCTTTGTGTGAGGTCGGGGAAAAATATAGTCAAGAGCAAAAATGGAATTAGTCACGTGCTGGTGATAGCTGACTACGGTTGGTGGGGTTCCCCCCTGATGCGTGTGATGCCAGGATTTGACGCCGCTTTCGATGATCAATCTCCTATCTTTACTCTCAAAAGCGGCTATCCGGCTGCGGGGCGCCGATAAATAACTAACTATGCTCATTAGGCATCAGTTCCACCCTCACTGCATCTTCCACGCCTTGACATGTTGTGGGAGGCAGCTTGAGCTTTCCTTCCCAAACAATTGCTTCGTGCAGAAAACCCAAATCGATCCTGGTCACCGGCATCATATATCCCGAATACACATACAATGCCTAATCACTCTTCCCAAGAAGGTCAACAACTGCCGgatgcctcctcctctctgcCCAATTCAGTGGCGTCCGCTGACGATCATCTTTCGAATCTACAACGACCCTATCATCCCTGAGGAATGAGCCGACGATGAGAACAAACCCGTTAGCTGCGGCCCAAGACAAGGGCGACCGTCCGCGATTATCGCCAGAGTTAGGATTAGTTCGGTTGTCTGCGAGTAGCAGCTTCACTGCCTCAAGATTCCCACTGCCTGCTGCCCACGACAGAGCAGTTCGCCCCGCATTATCAGATGAGTTCGGATTAACCTTCTCATCAGCAAGCAGCATCTCCATGACCAGAGTCTGGCCGTATTTTGCTGCCCAAGATAGCGGTGTACAACCGCGGATATCTTCGGCATCGGGTTTGACTCTGTCCCTTGAGAGAAGTAACTCCAGGACAGGGGCGTGGCCATGCTCTGCTGCCCAAGACAGCGGCGTTCGCCCTTCTTTATCCTTGGAATCAGGATCGACCTCTTCTTCTGTGAGTAACAGGTCAACGATCGTGCTGTGTCCGTTCTCCGCTGCCCGTGATAGTGGCGTtcgtccgtcgtcgtccttaGCATCAGGAATGACACCGTCCTTTACAAGTAAAAGCTGAACAACCTTGGTATGTCCATTCTCGGCTGCCCATGATAGCGACGTCCACCCACAAATGTCGTTCGCGTTCGGGTCGACTCCATGCTCTTGTAATATCAGCTCTACAATGAGGCTGTGCCCGTTTTTTGCCGCAAGGTGCAGAGGTGTTTGTCCGCCATCAACCGCCACTCCTAAAGCGGCTTCAGCCTTCAATGAATTTTTATAAGTAGCTTCTGAACCTCGCTCTGCAGCCCACAGCAATGCCGAGCTGCGCTGAAATTTTGTGTTATGCCGGTAAAGTTCGGGATTGAAAAGGGCGTGGAACTGGCGACTCGTTCGTGTGAGCGCATTGAGTGTGTATGCCGAGTCGAACTTCTCTACTATGGAGTTCAAAATTTCAACTGGCATGTCGTGGAGCAACATCGTGCTGCAAGGCATATCAGCAAATGACGATTGATAACGCGAACTCATTCCCTCCTGCACTCTATTCTTACCTCAGTATTGTCCAAGGTCACGCTAAGAGCGGTACCATTGTTTGAACCTTGAGGCGGGTACACATCATCTAGACTTAGGTTTTTAATTGACGATAGACATGGTCGCCGTTAGGCAGCAGTGTCACATGTGTAGTGGGACCGTTGGACGGCGTCGTTTAAACATTAATCCGGACTACCCCATTTTTCTGGGGTCAAAAGTTTGAGGAGAAGGAATTGCCTACGGATTTTGCGACCGGCTGCTTCTTTACTGCACCTACGCTTTTTGAAGATTTGACTAAATTTCTTCCGTTCCTCCTCGATTCCTGCCTCAACTCAGATTGGTGTCGGGCCGTCtctcttggcc encodes:
- a CDS encoding Putative F-box domain, ankyrin repeat-containing domain superfamily, translated to MLLHDMPVEILNSIVEKFDSAYTLNALTRTSRQFHALFNPELYRHNTKFQRSSALLWAAERGSEATYKNSLKAEAALGVAVDGGQTPLHLAAKNGHSLIVELILQEHGVDPNANDICGWTSLSWAAENGHTKVVQLLLVKDGVIPDAKDDDGRTPLSRAAENGHSTIVDLLLTEEEVDPDSKDKEGRTPLSWAAEHGHAPVLELLLSRDRVKPDAEDIRGCTPLSWAAKYGQTLVMEMLLADEKVNPNSSDNAGRTALSWAAGSGNLEAVKLLLADNRTNPNSGDNRGRSPLSWAAANGFVLIVGSFLRDDRVVVDSKDDRQRTPLNWAERRRHPAVVDLLGKSD